A stretch of DNA from Desulfurispora thermophila DSM 16022:
ATGAAAGAATCATAAAGGGATCCCGATTGCCGGACAAACCCAAAGACCCGGTTGATTTGTGTAAATTGAGCAGCAGCTTGTAAAATTTTTCAACCGGCAATTCCGACATCAGCCCGGCCACTGGCAACTCCACAAGCCCAATTACCCTCTCATCGCAAACCGTGCAAAGCCCTCCCCCGGCCTGAGCCAGAGTCAAAATAGCCTTAATAATGTCCTTGTCACTCATACCGGCAGCAATCAAGTTGTGTGAATCATGGGCCACGGTAGCCGCTATAGCTCCCCGCCGCAAGCCCAGACCCTTTACAAAGCCCGCCCCCAAAGAATTTTTACCCCGGTGGCGTTCTATGACAACCAGCTTGGCCACGTCCTGCTCCTGATCCGGGCACAGTAAATTGTCTTGTACTGGTAGTTCCATTCTTAATTTTTTCGTGTAAATCTGCCCCGGCAAGACGCCAATCACTTGCACAGGTCCCCCCTTATCCGGTACACGCAACCTGTGCTGCAGTTCTTCGGCAGAGAGACTTAAACGAACCGTACTGCGTACGTCAGCAAAATCTGCGCAAATGGTTGTAAAAAGAGGCTTTCCATCTCTAGCCACCATCTGCCCACCGATATAGACTTCACGCGGGCGAAAGTTACTCACTTCTTCAAAAATAATAAAATCGGCCACGTAGCCGGGTGCAATGGCACCCATTGATTTGAGGCCAAACCATTCGGCCGAGTTTATGGTGGCCATCTGTACCGCCGTGATAAAATCCAGGCCGTTGTGACAAGCCAGGCGCACCATATAATCAATATGGCCTTCCTCAATAATATCCAGCAGGTTGCGGTCATCGGAAGCCAAAAGACAGCGGCGGGAATTATGCTTGTTAATGACCGGTAACAAATCCAGCAGGTTTTTTGCCGCCGTACCCTGACGCAGCATCACCCGCAAGCCACAGCGCAATTTCTCCCATACTTCCTCCGGCTCAGTACACTCATGATCCGAACCTATGCCCGCTGAAGCATAAGCTGCCAACCCCAAACCGTTCAAGCCCGGCGCATGACCGTCTACAGGTCTGCCGTCAGCAATGGCAATTTTTTGCAACATAACCTCATGAGCAGACAAAACCGCCGGATAATCCATTACTTCCGCCAGGCCTATGATACGGGGGTCGCCCCAGAACTGCCCCATATCCTGCGCCGTAATACGGGCGCCCGAGGTTTCAAAACTGGATGCCGGTACACAGGAGGGCAGCATATAAAATACACGTAAAGGTGTGTTAGTAGCTGCAGCGAGCATATACTGGATACCCGCCGTTCCACAAACATTGGCTATCTCGTGTGGATCGGCAACCACAGCGGTCGTCCCGCGTGGGACTACCGCACAGGCAAATTGTTCCGGTATCAGCATGGAACTCTCAATATGTACATGGGCATCAATCAGGCCAGGGCAAACAAAGGCACCGGCCAAATCTCGATATTCTCTGGCTTCATAATGCCCAAAACCAACAAATTTACCATCATGCACACCGATATCCGCCTTATGAATTTCTCCTGAAAGCACATTGACAACAAAAGTATTCTTTAAACACAAGTCTATCTCTTTTTTGCCTGCTGCCCTTAATACTCGCTCTTTGATTTGTTCTGCTGAAAGCTTCTCCCGCACAGCCGACGTTCCTTTCCGCAAAGCATCACTGCCCTTATTTTTGCCTGATTGGTGCTAATTATCAGCCGGCAAAGCATAAAACCACCGGCCAAAACG
This window harbors:
- the ade gene encoding adenine deaminase, coding for MRKGTSAVREKLSAEQIKERVLRAAGKKEIDLCLKNTFVVNVLSGEIHKADIGVHDGKFVGFGHYEAREYRDLAGAFVCPGLIDAHVHIESSMLIPEQFACAVVPRGTTAVVADPHEIANVCGTAGIQYMLAAATNTPLRVFYMLPSCVPASSFETSGARITAQDMGQFWGDPRIIGLAEVMDYPAVLSAHEVMLQKIAIADGRPVDGHAPGLNGLGLAAYASAGIGSDHECTEPEEVWEKLRCGLRVMLRQGTAAKNLLDLLPVINKHNSRRCLLASDDRNLLDIIEEGHIDYMVRLACHNGLDFITAVQMATINSAEWFGLKSMGAIAPGYVADFIIFEEVSNFRPREVYIGGQMVARDGKPLFTTICADFADVRSTVRLSLSAEELQHRLRVPDKGGPVQVIGVLPGQIYTKKLRMELPVQDNLLCPDQEQDVAKLVVIERHRGKNSLGAGFVKGLGLRRGAIAATVAHDSHNLIAAGMSDKDIIKAILTLAQAGGGLCTVCDERVIGLVELPVAGLMSELPVEKFYKLLLNLHKSTGSLGLSGNRDPFMILSFLALPVIPELRLTDLGLVDVLNQKLIDLQ